The following proteins are co-located in the Candidatus Accumulibacter cognatus genome:
- a CDS encoding CHAT domain-containing protein produces MSSDKTYLIRGTVSDISKPSLPGIAITSARRVVPGSGRDAALGELTVRGDEAVRLELANGFVLWSRADDLIREHGRQTVGRDGGAAWEIDTRPRARAADRAGSRGWLGLGVRALEFFGVDLTGTSAAKLGSAIEARLLGGNAPGIYRCDLASDGRLTALADDADIPGATGPLLVFLHGTASSFKGSYGKLWEPGSKARAAALAQFAATYGERVYTLEHRSLTVSPIGNALDLAKRLPPNAELHLVSHSRGGLVGELLCLGERDRRDDPLSQGFAETLFKADRTVAAQLGLSPLDDMAMAERDQAYAADRAALVELLGILDAKAIRVRRFVRVACPARGTTLASGRLDRWLSVLKYFVPDGVGEDLLDFLLAVLKERTDPRTLPGLEAMLPGSALTRLLQHPQLLTHADLTVIAGDLDQGDSLWSQIKLLASDWFYGADHDLVVNTGSMYGGIRRPEKGARFLLDRGAQVNHFSYFLNERSVRWLQSGLGRADGSDGGFQPLLEARSVEPRWREAVGRSRAATTPRPLAVVLPGTMGSMLKVSGEKVWLDYWALFKGGLGRLRMGRPEIEAVDLLGDFYGPLLEFLARSHRVEILPYDWRLSVRDAARKLVDKLELWLPECERQQQPVHLVAHSMGGLVVRAMIADGGRGAALWRRIVALPNSRFMMLGTPNLGSHEAVRWLTGTNPTEAKLSLLDIAHSSDEIVDIVRNFPGLLELLPFDDPQLPFAQQAWWTAIKQQIDARWPVADAGSLAQARSTWELLRQAPPDPNHMVYIAGCQEATVVDYRIAGYPDAWLAKRQRLEFLATAEGDGTVTWRSGLLREVPTWYVEDTAHDELCAKTRAFPGYLELLTTGKTTRLSATPPGRRRDEVATPPFVLPVRPQFDGIPSDVRGFGFGVARPLEEAPAAGVPVLRVRIVHGDLAYVRHPVVVGHYQGDTIVNAEQALDERLDQALTQRLDLGLYPGPLGSHALFFNTDKDARPGGAVVVGLGQIGELSPGLLIRALRDAMLDFAIRVARWPDDDRYGPGNQPRSAALSCLLVGTGAGGGISARESLAALLHAATAANGKLMQARMEDRVVIDHLEIVELMHDVAIGAARALEDLLQDGQLAIDVEWPERTLVEGDGGHRRVVFEELGGWWQRLDIGRDKASGMLRFVATTNRARAEETLATGQLALAEGFVRQASQSPAANAEVAKTLFEMLLPNRLKELAPRQDDLVLLVDRESACFPWELLEDRWSHSQRPPAIEAGLVRQFKTARFRPHPGHASAHTAFVVGNPDVGKAEFCELPGARREAQKVVEVLGRNGYRSIECIDEKSDAILSGLHKEAWRILHLAGHGVHEHRVETRDGPSQPFSGMVIGGDVFLTPGDVEQMRWVPELVFINCCHLGKTASAASGGHSPQLAANLAVQFIEMGVRAVVAAGWAVDDAAAETFCESFYTHLLQGLPFGESVRLAREAIWVRFPEVNTWGAYQCYGDPAFRLHADHRASDGRRLAAYRDPSELVATLDNLGQSIRMEKRNRGDDEEQTAAHRSKVGDALERMPQAVREAWLKRADVAAAIGLAWGETGDYAQAVEWLDKALLANVGDCPLRVVEQCANFNVRLAGQRWQELRNAAAVPDEALRHELVGRIERAIGELALIVKRAPTVERLNLLGSACKRLTWIVEAPPMRLEAVVNMANFYFQAFELSQRDDPYPFSNWALAVLIGEMLGRTPDMNWHRSLDDECQRMIELARRRNAEKPNFWSAVGAADCLLVQLLAGDGSDEVPKKQAEAIVATYRLALQRGASPREAASVREHLDFVIAVADQVPAAIRDALATIRDAL; encoded by the coding sequence ATGTCCAGTGACAAGACCTATCTGATCCGTGGCACGGTCAGCGACATCAGCAAGCCGAGCCTCCCCGGCATCGCCATCACCAGCGCTCGCCGTGTCGTTCCCGGCAGCGGGCGCGACGCAGCGCTCGGCGAGCTGACGGTGCGTGGCGACGAAGCGGTCCGGCTCGAGCTGGCGAATGGTTTCGTGCTCTGGTCGCGGGCCGACGACCTGATCCGCGAACATGGCCGCCAGACGGTCGGACGCGACGGCGGTGCTGCCTGGGAGATCGACACCCGGCCGCGCGCGCGTGCTGCCGATCGCGCCGGCAGTCGCGGCTGGCTCGGCCTCGGTGTCCGCGCGCTGGAGTTCTTCGGCGTAGACCTGACCGGGACTTCGGCAGCCAAACTGGGTTCGGCAATCGAGGCGCGGTTGCTCGGCGGCAATGCACCGGGAATTTACCGCTGCGACCTCGCCAGTGACGGCCGGCTGACGGCACTCGCTGACGACGCCGACATTCCTGGCGCCACGGGGCCGCTCCTGGTCTTCCTGCACGGCACGGCGTCGAGCTTCAAGGGCAGCTACGGCAAGCTGTGGGAGCCCGGCAGCAAGGCCCGTGCGGCGGCGCTCGCGCAGTTCGCGGCCACCTACGGCGAACGCGTCTATACGCTCGAGCACCGCAGCCTGACGGTCAGCCCGATCGGCAACGCGCTCGATCTGGCGAAGCGGCTGCCGCCGAATGCAGAACTGCATCTGGTCTCACATTCGCGCGGCGGTCTGGTCGGCGAACTGTTGTGCCTCGGCGAACGCGATCGACGCGACGATCCGCTCTCGCAAGGCTTTGCCGAGACCCTGTTCAAGGCCGATCGCACCGTCGCCGCACAACTCGGGCTGAGCCCGCTCGACGACATGGCGATGGCGGAGCGCGACCAGGCCTACGCAGCCGACCGGGCTGCGCTGGTCGAGCTGCTCGGAATTCTCGACGCCAAAGCCATCCGCGTGCGCCGCTTCGTCCGTGTCGCCTGTCCGGCGCGCGGCACGACACTCGCTTCCGGCCGGCTCGACCGCTGGCTGTCGGTGCTCAAGTATTTCGTGCCGGACGGTGTCGGTGAAGACCTGCTCGATTTCCTGCTGGCGGTCCTCAAGGAGAGGACCGATCCGCGCACACTGCCGGGCCTCGAGGCGATGCTGCCCGGCTCGGCGCTGACTCGTCTGCTGCAGCATCCGCAATTGCTCACCCATGCCGACCTGACGGTGATTGCCGGCGATCTCGACCAGGGCGATTCACTGTGGAGTCAGATCAAGCTCCTTGCCAGCGACTGGTTCTACGGCGCCGACCATGACCTGGTGGTCAACACCGGCTCGATGTACGGCGGCATCCGCCGACCGGAAAAGGGCGCGCGCTTCCTGCTCGACCGCGGCGCGCAGGTCAATCATTTCAGTTATTTCCTCAACGAGCGCAGCGTCCGCTGGTTGCAGTCCGGCCTCGGCCGGGCCGACGGCAGCGACGGCGGGTTCCAGCCGCTGCTGGAGGCCAGGTCGGTCGAACCGCGCTGGCGCGAGGCGGTCGGCCGCAGTCGGGCGGCGACGACACCGCGACCGCTGGCGGTCGTGCTGCCGGGAACCATGGGCAGCATGCTGAAGGTGTCGGGTGAGAAGGTCTGGCTCGATTACTGGGCGTTATTCAAGGGTGGCCTCGGCCGCCTGCGCATGGGCCGGCCGGAGATCGAGGCGGTAGACCTGCTCGGTGATTTCTATGGGCCACTGCTCGAGTTTCTGGCGCGCAGCCACCGCGTCGAGATTCTTCCCTACGACTGGCGCTTGTCGGTGCGCGACGCAGCCCGCAAGCTGGTCGACAAACTCGAACTCTGGCTGCCGGAATGCGAGCGGCAACAGCAGCCGGTGCACCTCGTCGCGCATTCGATGGGTGGACTGGTGGTGCGCGCGATGATCGCCGATGGCGGTCGTGGCGCAGCGCTGTGGCGGCGCATCGTGGCGCTGCCGAACAGCCGTTTCATGATGCTCGGCACACCCAACCTCGGTTCGCACGAGGCGGTGCGCTGGCTGACCGGGACCAACCCGACCGAAGCCAAGCTGAGCCTGCTCGACATTGCCCACAGCAGCGACGAGATCGTCGACATCGTCCGCAATTTCCCCGGCCTGCTCGAACTGCTGCCCTTCGACGACCCGCAGTTGCCTTTCGCTCAACAGGCGTGGTGGACGGCGATCAAGCAGCAGATCGACGCTCGCTGGCCGGTCGCCGATGCCGGTTCTCTGGCGCAGGCGCGCTCGACCTGGGAATTGCTCAGGCAGGCACCGCCCGACCCGAATCATATGGTCTACATCGCCGGCTGCCAGGAGGCGACGGTCGTCGATTACCGCATCGCCGGTTACCCGGATGCCTGGCTGGCGAAGCGTCAGCGGCTCGAATTCCTCGCCACCGCAGAAGGCGACGGCACGGTGACATGGCGGTCCGGCTTGCTCAGGGAGGTGCCGACCTGGTACGTCGAGGATACCGCGCACGACGAGTTGTGTGCGAAGACCCGTGCCTTTCCCGGCTACCTCGAACTGCTGACGACCGGCAAGACCACTCGGCTGTCGGCGACGCCGCCCGGGCGGCGGCGCGACGAAGTGGCTACGCCGCCCTTCGTGCTGCCGGTGCGGCCGCAGTTCGACGGCATCCCCTCCGACGTGCGCGGCTTCGGTTTCGGAGTGGCACGGCCGCTCGAAGAGGCGCCGGCAGCCGGCGTACCGGTGCTGCGCGTCCGCATCGTCCATGGCGACCTGGCCTATGTTCGGCACCCGGTAGTCGTCGGACATTACCAGGGCGACACCATCGTCAACGCCGAGCAGGCCCTCGACGAGCGTCTCGACCAGGCGCTGACGCAACGCCTTGACCTTGGACTCTACCCAGGGCCGCTCGGCAGCCACGCGTTGTTCTTCAATACCGACAAGGACGCCAGGCCCGGTGGTGCCGTCGTCGTCGGTCTCGGCCAGATCGGCGAACTATCGCCAGGTCTGCTGATCAGGGCGCTGCGCGACGCCATGCTCGACTTTGCCATCCGTGTTGCGCGCTGGCCAGACGACGACCGCTACGGTCCAGGGAACCAGCCACGTTCGGCGGCACTCAGTTGTCTGCTGGTCGGAACCGGGGCCGGCGGCGGCATCTCCGCGCGCGAGTCGCTGGCGGCGCTGCTGCACGCGGCGACGGCGGCCAATGGCAAACTGATGCAGGCGCGGATGGAGGACCGTGTCGTCATCGACCACCTCGAGATCGTTGAACTGATGCACGACGTCGCCATCGGCGCCGCACGGGCGCTCGAGGATCTGCTGCAAGACGGGCAACTGGCGATAGACGTCGAATGGCCGGAACGGACCCTCGTCGAGGGCGACGGCGGCCACCGTCGCGTCGTCTTCGAGGAACTCGGCGGCTGGTGGCAACGCCTCGACATCGGCCGGGACAAGGCCAGCGGCATGCTGCGCTTCGTCGCCACCACCAACCGTGCCCGTGCCGAGGAAACGCTGGCGACCGGCCAGCTGGCGCTCGCCGAAGGATTCGTTCGTCAGGCCAGCCAGTCGCCGGCCGCCAATGCGGAGGTGGCCAAGACGCTGTTCGAGATGCTCTTGCCGAACCGGCTCAAGGAACTGGCACCGCGCCAGGATGACCTGGTACTGCTGGTCGACCGCGAGTCGGCCTGCTTTCCCTGGGAGCTGCTCGAGGACCGCTGGAGTCACAGCCAGCGGCCGCCAGCGATCGAGGCCGGTCTCGTCCGGCAATTCAAGACGGCGCGCTTTCGCCCGCACCCCGGCCATGCCAGTGCCCACACCGCCTTCGTCGTCGGCAATCCCGATGTCGGCAAGGCGGAGTTCTGCGAACTGCCGGGGGCTCGGCGCGAGGCGCAGAAGGTGGTCGAGGTGCTGGGTCGCAATGGCTACCGCAGCATCGAGTGCATCGACGAAAAGTCCGACGCGATCCTGTCCGGCCTGCACAAGGAGGCCTGGCGCATCCTGCACCTCGCCGGCCACGGCGTGCACGAGCATCGGGTCGAGACCCGTGACGGACCTTCGCAGCCCTTCTCGGGGATGGTCATCGGCGGCGACGTCTTCCTGACGCCAGGCGATGTCGAGCAGATGCGCTGGGTGCCGGAACTGGTCTTCATCAACTGCTGCCACCTCGGCAAAACGGCCAGCGCGGCCTCTGGCGGGCACAGTCCACAACTGGCTGCGAACCTGGCGGTGCAGTTCATCGAGATGGGCGTCAGGGCGGTGGTTGCCGCTGGCTGGGCGGTCGATGACGCGGCCGCCGAAACCTTCTGCGAGAGCTTTTATACGCACCTGCTGCAGGGCCTGCCCTTCGGCGAATCGGTTCGCCTCGCCCGCGAGGCGATCTGGGTCCGTTTTCCCGAAGTCAACACCTGGGGAGCGTATCAGTGTTATGGCGACCCGGCCTTCAGGCTGCATGCCGACCATCGCGCCAGCGACGGCCGCCGCCTGGCTGCATACCGCGATCCGAGCGAACTGGTCGCCACGCTCGACAACCTGGGCCAGTCGATCCGCATGGAAAAACGCAATCGGGGCGATGACGAGGAGCAGACGGCGGCGCATCGCAGCAAGGTCGGCGATGCACTCGAACGGATGCCGCAGGCGGTGCGCGAGGCCTGGCTCAAGCGCGCTGACGTGGCGGCGGCGATCGGTCTTGCCTGGGGCGAAACCGGCGACTATGCGCAGGCGGTCGAATGGCTCGACAAGGCCTTGCTCGCGAACGTCGGCGATTGCCCGCTGCGGGTCGTCGAGCAATGCGCGAACTTCAACGTGCGACTGGCCGGACAGCGCTGGCAGGAGTTGCGCAACGCCGCTGCGGTACCCGACGAAGCCCTGCGGCACGAGCTCGTCGGCCGCATCGAAAGGGCAATCGGCGAACTTGCGCTGATCGTCAAACGGGCACCGACGGTCGAGCGCCTCAACCTGCTCGGCAGCGCCTGCAAGCGCCTGACGTGGATCGTCGAGGCGCCGCCGATGCGCCTGGAAGCCGTGGTGAACATGGCCAATTTCTACTTCCAGGCCTTCGAACTCAGCCAGCGCGACGACCCCTACCCGTTCAGCAACTGGGCGCTTGCCGTGCTGATCGGCGAGATGCTCGGGCGCACCCCGGACATGAACTGGCACCGGTCGCTCGACGACGAATGCCAGCGGATGATCGAACTCGCCCGCAGGCGCAATGCCGAGAAGCCGAATTTCTGGAGCGCCGTCGGTGCGGCCGACTGCCTGTTGGTGCAACTGCTCGCCGGTGACGGGTCGGACGAAGTGCCGAAGAAACAGGCCGAGGCCATCGTCGCCACCTATCGCCTCGCGTTGCAGCGCGGGGCGAGCCCGCGCGAAGCGGCGTCGGTGCGCGAGCACCTCGATTTCGTCATCGCCGTTGCCGACCAGGTGCCGGCAGCGATCCGTGATGCGCTGGCGACGATCCGCGACGCGCTCTGA
- a CDS encoding FHA domain-containing protein, producing the protein MGYKISLIVQPGDSFFPIVRAVDRAERSINLTVFRMDDPIIQRALIEARQRGVRIRVLISSSARGWEEQNRKLLKDANEAGISTREPAGDSKQARYHYKTMTVDDAEALVFTFNPTRENLHYARDFGVEVYDPAIAAEINRLFDADWDDRPFEPDRDSPLLVSPFNSRKKMKTLLQTARDSIDIADAKVEDPAIIRLLVEKARRGVLVRVLGDAEHRVRLPPEIEFRAAPRYKLHAKCTIVDGATAVLGSMNLRTESLDRRRELSISVDDADVLRRLNAVFENDWEHQAPMLGSTATQVLRVFPLPPPELAKRSSLRLVLISRIDTLVRHEIREGITTIGRAKENDFVISDALVSRLHAQIRLEGDRCTIRDLGSGNGTFLNGERIDRETRLHPGDVIRIAESQEFRLLEL; encoded by the coding sequence ATGGGTTACAAGATATCGCTCATCGTTCAACCCGGCGACAGCTTCTTTCCGATCGTGCGCGCCGTCGACCGGGCGGAACGCTCGATCAACCTGACCGTATTCCGAATGGACGACCCGATCATCCAGCGCGCCCTGATCGAGGCCCGCCAGCGTGGCGTTCGCATCCGCGTGCTGATCTCGAGCAGCGCGCGCGGTTGGGAAGAGCAGAATCGAAAGCTCCTCAAGGATGCCAACGAAGCCGGCATTTCGACCAGGGAGCCCGCCGGCGACAGCAAGCAGGCCCGCTACCACTACAAGACCATGACGGTAGATGACGCAGAGGCGTTGGTGTTCACTTTCAATCCGACGCGCGAGAATCTCCACTATGCGCGTGACTTTGGTGTTGAAGTCTACGACCCGGCAATCGCCGCCGAGATCAACAGGCTCTTCGACGCCGACTGGGACGACAGGCCTTTTGAACCCGACAGGGATTCGCCGCTGCTGGTCAGCCCGTTCAACAGTCGCAAGAAGATGAAAACCTTGCTGCAGACGGCCAGGGATTCGATCGACATCGCCGACGCCAAAGTGGAGGACCCGGCAATCATCCGTCTGCTGGTGGAGAAAGCCAGGCGCGGAGTGCTAGTCCGCGTTCTCGGTGATGCGGAGCATAGAGTCCGGTTACCGCCCGAGATCGAATTCCGGGCGGCCCCGCGCTACAAGCTGCACGCCAAGTGCACGATCGTCGACGGTGCCACGGCGGTCCTCGGCAGCATGAACCTGCGGACGGAGAGCCTCGACCGCCGCCGCGAACTCAGTATCTCGGTCGACGACGCCGACGTTCTGCGACGCTTGAATGCCGTGTTCGAAAACGACTGGGAGCACCAGGCGCCGATGTTGGGCAGCACCGCGACCCAGGTGCTGCGGGTGTTTCCGCTACCGCCCCCGGAGCTGGCCAAACGGTCATCGCTGCGTCTGGTACTGATCTCGCGCATTGACACGCTCGTGCGGCATGAAATCCGCGAAGGCATTACCACGATCGGACGCGCCAAGGAAAACGATTTCGTCATCAGTGATGCCTTGGTGAGCAGGCTGCACGCACAGATCAGGCTCGAAGGGGACCGCTGTACGATCCGGGACCTGGGAAGCGGCAACGGGACCTTTCTGAACGGCGAACGGATCGATCGGGAGACGCGCCTGCACCCCGGCGATGTCATCAGAATCGCGGAAAGTCAGGAGTTTCGTCTCCTCGAGCTTTGA
- a CDS encoding YkgJ family cysteine cluster protein encodes MSDSCQSCGACCAAFRVSFYWAEADDAPGGHVPVTLTEELTPHLRCMRGTHSRAPRCVALDGEVGGAVACRIYPQRPSPCREVIPGDERCRRAQELRGLTGPNGETIHEISARMELLRPGTPDELTQVTLPRKPWT; translated from the coding sequence ATGAGCGACTCTTGCCAGAGTTGCGGCGCCTGCTGCGCCGCCTTTCGCGTCTCGTTCTACTGGGCCGAGGCCGACGACGCGCCGGGCGGACATGTGCCGGTCACGCTGACCGAGGAACTGACGCCGCATCTGCGCTGCATGCGCGGCACCCATTCCCGGGCGCCGCGCTGTGTCGCGCTCGACGGCGAGGTCGGCGGCGCCGTCGCCTGCCGCATCTACCCGCAGCGGCCGTCGCCCTGCCGCGAAGTCATCCCCGGCGACGAACGCTGCCGGCGTGCGCAGGAGCTCAGAGGCCTGACCGGGCCGAATGGAGAGACCATACATGAAATCAGCGCGCGGATGGAGCTCCTCCGGCCCGGCACCCCGGACGAGTTGACTCAGGTGACGCTCCCGCGCAAGCCCTGGACGTAA
- a CDS encoding GNAT family N-acetyltransferase, protein MSSISISRAASADAIPRTAWARLCPPGHPFLNADFLAIIERHGAAARAWGWTPCHLVASDANDTIVGLLPLYVKTHSHGDFIYDWSWAAAYRQLGREYYPKLMSCVPHTPVAGPRLLVADGLDAPAIRQALVDGARRLSKRAGASSWHVALPGDDETNLLQDEGLLISDDVQFHWVDPGCGDFDGYLSTFSAAKRRKVRAERRRVAESGLSIETRHGDQIKAAEWPLLHALYASTFEKFNNHAAFSAACFADLAAVLGKRMVAFIARDAGMPVAIALCFRSDEALYGRYWGGSGHYHSLHFELCFYQGIAYCLREGLRRFEPGAGGEHKLARGFTPTIVHSAHWISDPQMRELLSRHLARQNEALAEYRDDAATHLPFRCDTAPD, encoded by the coding sequence TTGTCTTCCATCTCGATCAGCCGTGCAGCTTCTGCCGACGCGATTCCGCGCACGGCATGGGCCCGCCTTTGCCCGCCCGGACATCCCTTCCTGAACGCCGATTTTCTGGCGATCATCGAGCGGCACGGGGCGGCGGCCCGTGCCTGGGGATGGACCCCTTGCCATCTCGTGGCGAGCGACGCCAACGACACGATCGTCGGTCTGCTGCCGCTGTACGTCAAGACCCATTCGCATGGCGACTTCATCTACGACTGGTCGTGGGCGGCGGCTTACCGGCAACTCGGCCGCGAGTATTACCCGAAACTGATGAGCTGCGTGCCGCACACGCCGGTTGCCGGCCCGCGCTTGCTGGTCGCCGATGGGCTGGACGCCCCGGCCATCCGGCAGGCGCTGGTCGATGGCGCGCGCAGGCTGAGCAAGCGCGCCGGGGCTTCCTCGTGGCACGTCGCACTGCCCGGCGACGACGAAACAAACCTGCTGCAGGACGAAGGGCTATTGATCAGCGACGATGTCCAGTTTCACTGGGTCGACCCCGGTTGCGGGGATTTCGACGGCTATCTGTCGACATTCAGTGCCGCCAAGCGCCGCAAGGTCAGGGCGGAACGGCGACGCGTGGCGGAGAGTGGCCTGTCGATCGAGACTCGCCATGGCGATCAGATCAAGGCCGCAGAATGGCCACTGCTGCACGCCCTCTACGCCAGCACCTTCGAGAAATTCAACAATCACGCTGCTTTTTCGGCGGCCTGCTTCGCCGATCTGGCCGCGGTTCTGGGGAAGCGGATGGTTGCCTTCATTGCCCGTGATGCCGGCATGCCGGTTGCCATCGCGCTGTGTTTTCGCAGTGACGAAGCGCTCTACGGCCGTTACTGGGGGGGCTCCGGCCACTACCACAGCCTGCATTTCGAACTCTGTTTCTACCAGGGAATCGCTTATTGCCTGCGCGAGGGACTTCGTCGCTTCGAACCCGGAGCCGGTGGCGAACACAAGCTCGCACGGGGCTTTACGCCGACCATCGTGCATTCGGCGCACTGGATCAGCGATCCGCAGATGCGGGAGTTGCTCAGTCGTCACCTGGCACGGCAAAATGAAGCGCTTGCCGAGTACCGTGATGACGCGGCCACCCACCTGCCGTTCCGGTGCGACACGGCGCCGGACTGA
- a CDS encoding caspase family protein: MPFRLPLTTFLYVLRALIVAAACISAAPAQPQPAPPGRTDSLGKPLAPSPAGLAPGTAGRMAGVTSSSQGRRIALVIGNSAYQHPDNLPRLVNPAHDAEDIAAALRRFGFEVIERRNQTLEAMHQSIAEFGSRIGGSEAALFFFAGHGIQVKNQNYLMPVNARVESEAMVPYQGVNVNQILDEMDNAKSSVNIVILDACRNNPVSGKFRSGRSRGLASPDVVPKGTVIVYATDPGNVAADGDGRNGLFTAGLLTAFRGRDLSLDGVLTIASAEVERASRQTQTPYVNGPKTLQKNFSFNVAMAPDPAETETRFWNEAKASGTREAFEAYLKRFPSGTHVALAQGELRKREESERASKPQESIERKAVGGTVPARPEKTQKGPAPVLAPVEKPDIKVGDRWAYRNINLWKNEEIASVELKVTAIRGDIMTVDRTSIDSKGAAGAGIERSIRRTADRSTWTLLDPNVTQGKRLILLFPLEVGKTWDFEYSIKRPDGDVVMNKRSARVEAWEDVEVPAGRFRALRVVHSGRTERQGREGRVTGNVSETFWYAPEIRSMVKHEYRDTMGHLRTRDQFRQELTAYDIK, encoded by the coding sequence ATGCCATTCCGATTGCCTCTAACGACATTCCTCTATGTTCTGCGCGCGCTGATCGTGGCGGCAGCGTGCATTTCTGCCGCGCCTGCGCAGCCGCAGCCTGCGCCGCCGGGACGGACGGATTCGCTCGGCAAACCCCTAGCTCCGTCGCCCGCCGGATTGGCGCCGGGGACGGCAGGCCGAATGGCCGGCGTCACCTCCTCCAGTCAGGGACGGCGCATCGCCCTGGTGATCGGGAACAGCGCCTATCAGCACCCCGACAACCTGCCCAGACTCGTCAACCCCGCGCATGACGCGGAGGACATCGCCGCTGCCCTGCGCCGCTTCGGCTTCGAAGTCATCGAGCGCAGAAACCAGACGCTCGAAGCCATGCACCAGAGCATCGCCGAATTCGGCAGCAGGATCGGTGGCAGCGAAGCGGCCTTGTTCTTCTTTGCCGGACATGGCATTCAGGTCAAGAACCAGAACTACCTGATGCCGGTCAATGCGCGGGTGGAAAGCGAAGCGATGGTTCCCTACCAGGGCGTCAACGTCAACCAGATCCTCGACGAAATGGACAATGCCAAAAGCAGCGTCAACATCGTGATCCTCGATGCCTGCCGCAACAATCCGGTCAGTGGCAAGTTCCGCTCGGGCCGGTCGCGCGGCCTGGCGAGTCCTGACGTCGTACCCAAAGGGACGGTGATCGTGTATGCCACCGATCCGGGTAACGTGGCGGCCGATGGCGATGGCCGCAACGGTTTGTTTACCGCCGGGCTGCTGACCGCTTTCCGAGGCAGGGATCTGAGCCTCGACGGCGTTCTGACGATCGCGAGCGCAGAAGTCGAACGTGCCAGCCGGCAAACCCAGACGCCCTACGTCAATGGTCCAAAAACCCTGCAGAAGAACTTCAGCTTCAACGTCGCCATGGCACCCGACCCCGCAGAAACCGAAACCCGATTCTGGAACGAAGCCAAGGCGAGCGGCACACGAGAAGCTTTCGAAGCCTACCTCAAGCGCTTTCCGTCAGGCACCCATGTCGCACTTGCCCAGGGAGAACTCAGAAAGAGGGAAGAATCCGAGCGTGCGTCGAAGCCACAGGAAAGCATCGAACGTAAGGCGGTCGGAGGAACGGTACCGGCCAGACCCGAAAAGACCCAGAAAGGCCCCGCTCCGGTACTCGCCCCGGTGGAAAAACCGGATATCAAGGTCGGTGACAGATGGGCTTATCGGAACATCAATCTCTGGAAGAACGAAGAAATCGCCAGTGTTGAATTGAAGGTGACCGCAATCAGAGGAGACATCATGACCGTTGATCGAACATCGATCGATTCGAAAGGCGCTGCAGGTGCAGGAATCGAACGTTCGATCAGGAGAACGGCCGATCGATCGACCTGGACCCTGCTGGATCCCAACGTCACTCAGGGCAAGCGCCTGATCCTGTTGTTCCCTCTGGAAGTCGGGAAAACCTGGGATTTCGAGTATTCAATCAAGCGCCCGGATGGCGATGTCGTGATGAATAAACGCTCTGCCCGGGTTGAAGCCTGGGAGGATGTCGAGGTGCCGGCGGGAAGGTTCCGGGCATTGCGGGTGGTTCATTCCGGCCGCACCGAACGGCAAGGAAGGGAGGGCAGAGTGACGGGTAATGTGTCCGAAACCTTCTGGTACGCGCCCGAGATCAGGTCCATGGTCAAGCACGAGTATCGCGACACCATGGGCCACCTGCGAACCCGCGACCAGTTCCGCCAAGAACTGACTGCATACGACATCAAGTGA
- a CDS encoding caspase family protein: MAKRALCIGINDYPGTRNDLSGCVNDANDWAAELGGRGFTVSTLIDAQATRAAMSAGIAGLITGAQAGDSLVITYSGHGTWVPDSNGDEPDGRDEGLCPWDISTVGPLLDDEIRILFAQRAASVRILLISDSCHSGSVTRGDESDIDPGMPRARYMPLQDWMPGNELPASANRPRTLVSGLRRSGGDLLLAGCQDTEYSWDTSFRGRPNGAFTYYALKCLHEQRPATYEAWFAAIRGYLPSTRLPQSPQILGSATARRFRIFE; this comes from the coding sequence ATGGCAAAAAGAGCTTTGTGCATCGGCATCAACGATTATCCGGGCACCCGCAACGACCTGTCGGGCTGCGTCAATGACGCCAATGACTGGGCGGCCGAACTCGGTGGCCGCGGCTTCACCGTCAGCACGCTGATCGACGCCCAGGCGACGCGAGCGGCGATGAGCGCCGGCATCGCCGGCTTGATCACCGGTGCCCAGGCCGGTGATTCATTGGTCATCACCTATTCCGGCCACGGCACATGGGTACCGGATAGCAACGGCGACGAACCCGACGGCCGTGACGAGGGCCTGTGCCCCTGGGACATCAGCACGGTCGGGCCGTTGCTCGACGACGAAATCAGGATCCTGTTCGCCCAGCGCGCCGCCAGCGTGCGCATACTGCTGATCTCGGACAGTTGCCATTCGGGTTCGGTCACGCGTGGTGACGAGTCGGACATCGATCCAGGCATGCCGCGGGCGCGCTACATGCCCTTGCAGGACTGGATGCCGGGCAACGAACTGCCGGCTTCGGCGAACCGGCCGCGCACCCTGGTCAGCGGTCTGCGGCGCAGCGGTGGCGACCTGCTCCTGGCTGGCTGCCAGGACACCGAATACAGTTGGGATACCAGCTTCCGTGGCCGGCCCAATGGCGCCTTTACCTACTATGCGCTGAAGTGCCTGCACGAACAGAGACCGGCGACCTATGAGGCCTGGTTCGCCGCGATTCGCGGCTACCTGCCGAGCACCCGTCTGCCACAGTCGCCGCAGATCCTCGGCTCGGCCACGGCCCGCCGTTTCCGCATCTTCGAGTAA